The following are from one region of the Leptospira andrefontaineae genome:
- a CDS encoding PAS domain-containing protein: MENVKEIIQTQESMPDILLICDSSGRILHINENGRKMLSIASIESAKSMSITDLLSETDQKYFETVILPNVSKSGEFEGRGLHLMKKDGSFLQTKQHAYLMPEKSYLFVFTEDKESEAGKKEALYKAFQQSQNGMFLTDKEGVILAVNKQFEKISGLKENELIGKTPKAFQSGAGASKTFYDEFWESVLQGSVSISNLNTKNGFVKDWKQNVLPIKDRNGEVSSFLSTILANPELSESGDAKNNSDFAKSPSDTFRKYEGMDREALVGILRDKTKLTKKETEICAGIASGKDKSRISEDLGIHPGTMKNHLKSIYRKTIDLEKEIPGPERDKLQRLTIYLFRLLGE, from the coding sequence TTGGAAAACGTTAAAGAAATTATTCAAACACAAGAAAGTATGCCCGATATTTTGTTAATTTGTGATTCGAGTGGAAGGATCCTTCATATTAACGAGAATGGAAGGAAGATGCTTAGTATCGCTTCTATTGAATCTGCGAAGAGTATGAGTATTACCGATCTTCTTTCAGAGACGGATCAAAAATATTTCGAAACAGTTATATTACCTAATGTAAGCAAATCTGGAGAGTTTGAAGGAAGAGGACTTCATCTAATGAAGAAAGATGGAAGTTTCCTCCAGACAAAACAACATGCTTATCTAATGCCTGAGAAATCTTATCTATTCGTGTTCACGGAAGATAAAGAATCAGAAGCGGGAAAGAAGGAAGCTTTATATAAGGCATTCCAACAGTCCCAGAACGGAATGTTCTTAACCGATAAGGAAGGAGTGATCCTTGCAGTGAACAAACAGTTCGAAAAAATTTCCGGCTTAAAAGAGAATGAACTCATAGGAAAAACCCCTAAAGCATTCCAATCCGGAGCGGGAGCTTCCAAAACTTTTTATGATGAGTTTTGGGAATCTGTTCTGCAAGGTTCCGTTTCGATCTCTAACTTGAATACTAAGAACGGTTTCGTAAAAGATTGGAAACAAAATGTTCTTCCTATTAAAGATCGTAATGGAGAAGTTTCCAGCTTCCTAAGTACTATACTTGCGAATCCTGAACTTTCAGAATCTGGAGACGCAAAGAACAACTCGGATTTTGCAAAATCTCCATCCGATACTTTCAGAAAATATGAAGGTATGGATAGGGAAGCTCTGGTTGGAATTTTAAGAGATAAAACTAAACTTACCAAAAAAGAAACAGAGATCTGTGCGGGAATCGCTTCCGGTAAGGATAAGAGTCGGATCAGCGAAGACTTAGGCATCCATCCTGGGACTATGAAAAACCATCTCAAATCGATTTATAGAAAGACCATCGATCTAGAAAAAGAGATCCCAGGTCCTGAAAGAGATAAACTGCAAAGACTTACCATTTACCTCTTCCGTTTACTCGGGGAATAA
- a CDS encoding DUF2200 domain-containing protein translates to MENSKVFAMSFAKVYPLYIQKAERKGRTKAEVDKIIFWLTGYDSKSFQKQLKNEVNFKEFFDQAPHLNDNVSLIKGVVCGIRVEDIEDKLMQKIRYLDKLVDELAKGKAMEKILRGSV, encoded by the coding sequence ATGGAAAATTCAAAAGTTTTCGCTATGTCTTTCGCAAAAGTTTATCCTCTATATATCCAAAAGGCAGAAAGAAAAGGACGAACAAAAGCAGAAGTAGATAAGATCATTTTTTGGCTGACCGGATACGATTCTAAAAGTTTTCAAAAACAACTTAAGAACGAAGTGAATTTCAAAGAATTTTTCGATCAGGCACCTCACCTCAATGATAATGTTTCATTGATCAAAGGAGTAGTCTGCGGCATTCGTGTAGAAGATATAGAAGATAAACTTATGCAGAAGATTCGTTATCTAGATAAGTTGGTAGATGAATTGGCCAAAGGAAAGGCCATGGAAAAAATATTACGAGGATCTGTTTAG
- a CDS encoding PA0069 family radical SAM protein: MNSKKRGTEELPPSRFDKTSREVWLEDRYDLGEEPSPSTQFFWEDSKSVLTRNKSPDIPFDASINPYRGCEHGCIYCFARPNHSYVDLSPGLDFETKIFVKKEPAKLLAEELRKKKQALAPITIGTATDPYQPGERVYKNTRSLLEVLLEFKQPTAIITKSSLIQRDTDILSEMGKLGILKVFLSITTLDKELWSKLEPRAPAPVRRMETLRKLTDVGIPTGVLFAPVIPFINDFEMEHLLEQASLSGAEAAGMVFVRLPLEVAPLFEDWLTRHFPLKKEKVLKVISEARGGKLYKANWGERMRGEGNYAELLQKRFSICIKRFGLTKRRELRTDLFAVPSRYLLKKKKSEEFLPGLFPE; this comes from the coding sequence ATGAATTCTAAAAAAAGAGGCACGGAAGAACTTCCTCCCAGTAGATTTGATAAAACTTCCAGAGAAGTTTGGTTAGAAGATCGATATGATTTAGGAGAGGAGCCCTCTCCTTCTACCCAATTCTTTTGGGAAGATTCCAAATCAGTTCTCACCCGAAATAAATCACCAGATATTCCATTCGATGCAAGTATCAATCCGTATAGAGGGTGCGAGCACGGGTGTATTTATTGTTTCGCAAGACCAAACCATTCTTATGTGGATCTTTCTCCCGGCTTGGACTTTGAAACAAAAATATTTGTGAAGAAGGAACCGGCCAAACTTTTAGCGGAAGAATTAAGAAAGAAGAAGCAGGCACTCGCGCCAATCACGATAGGCACAGCCACAGATCCATACCAGCCGGGAGAAAGAGTCTATAAAAATACAAGATCATTGCTAGAGGTCTTGTTGGAATTCAAACAACCTACAGCAATCATTACTAAGTCTTCTTTAATACAAAGAGATACGGACATTCTTTCCGAAATGGGAAAATTAGGAATTTTGAAAGTGTTTCTTTCTATCACCACTTTGGACAAAGAACTTTGGTCCAAATTAGAGCCCAGGGCGCCGGCTCCGGTAAGAAGAATGGAAACTCTTCGAAAACTTACTGATGTTGGAATTCCAACAGGGGTATTATTTGCACCGGTAATTCCATTTATAAACGATTTCGAAATGGAACATCTATTAGAGCAGGCATCTCTATCGGGTGCAGAAGCTGCCGGAATGGTATTTGTAAGACTTCCATTGGAGGTAGCTCCTTTATTCGAAGATTGGCTTACCAGACATTTTCCTCTCAAAAAAGAAAAAGTCCTAAAAGTTATTTCAGAAGCAAGAGGAGGGAAATTATATAAAGCTAACTGGGGAGAAAGAATGAGAGGGGAAGGAAATTATGCGGAACTTCTCCAAAAAAGATTTTCGATCTGCATCAAAAGATTCGGGCTCACAAAAAGAAGAGAACTGAGAACGGATTTATTCGCGGTCCCTTCCCGCTATCTTCTGAAAAAGAAAAAATCCGAGGAATTCCTACCTGGACTCTTTCCGGAATAA
- a CDS encoding aminoglycoside 6-adenylyltransferase — MKKINLFINQVNEFASNNETIEGVAIAGSYISKELDEYSDIDFVIVLKDGIQYQKKEMVDFAKNFGPLLSAFTGEHVGERRLLICLYKNPFLHVDFKFIQLSDLKNRIENPIFTNQNNKQIPSILESTKAEWPNPDFQWIEDRFWVWIHYAGTKLGRGEYFETIDFLSFIRNTVLGPLLHLKNKSLPRGVRKLEFIIAPNDLEKLKSTVPSYDFKSIKDSILSSVKLYQELRLALYNPEIKNLSEAENYALDYLKNISK; from the coding sequence ATGAAAAAGATAAACCTCTTTATCAATCAAGTAAATGAATTTGCCTCGAATAATGAAACAATCGAAGGTGTAGCAATAGCAGGCTCATACATTTCAAAAGAACTTGATGAATACTCCGACATCGATTTTGTCATAGTTTTAAAAGATGGGATTCAATATCAGAAAAAAGAAATGGTCGATTTCGCGAAGAATTTCGGACCTTTGCTATCAGCATTTACTGGTGAACATGTTGGAGAAAGAAGACTCTTAATTTGTTTGTATAAGAATCCATTCCTCCATGTTGACTTTAAGTTTATTCAACTTTCCGACTTAAAGAACAGGATCGAAAATCCCATCTTTACAAATCAGAATAATAAGCAGATCCCATCAATCCTCGAATCAACAAAAGCAGAATGGCCAAATCCAGATTTCCAATGGATAGAAGATCGATTTTGGGTTTGGATCCATTATGCCGGAACTAAACTAGGAAGAGGAGAGTATTTCGAGACGATTGATTTTTTATCATTCATTAGAAATACAGTTTTGGGCCCATTACTTCATCTTAAAAATAAATCTCTTCCTCGTGGAGTTCGGAAATTAGAATTCATTATCGCTCCAAACGATCTTGAAAAACTAAAATCTACAGTTCCAAGTTATGATTTTAAATCGATTAAAGACAGCATACTGAGTTCAGTTAAGCTGTACCAAGAATTAAGATTAGCGCTTTATAATCCTGAGATTAAAAACTTATCCGAGGCAGAGAACTATGCTTTGGACTATTTAAAGAATATTAGTAAGTAA
- a CDS encoding SRPBCC domain-containing protein — translation MKADLKEFKVELRGEREVVATRYFAAPRQLVFDCFTKPELMIRWLTGPEGWTLEKIENDLRVGGNYLYVFADQKGTKMGVYGKFLEVIVPEKFANNENYATDMSTFDPEGPTNPDATVESRTFTTEGDRTLMTHVVKFASAEVREMEIGAVEAWKEICYVLDKLLEELV, via the coding sequence ATGAAAGCAGATCTAAAAGAATTCAAGGTAGAGCTTCGAGGTGAAAGAGAGGTTGTTGCTACACGTTATTTTGCTGCGCCTCGCCAATTAGTATTCGATTGTTTCACTAAACCCGAGCTTATGATTCGATGGCTGACAGGCCCGGAAGGTTGGACTCTTGAGAAGATAGAGAACGATCTTAGGGTAGGCGGCAATTATCTGTATGTATTTGCAGATCAAAAAGGAACCAAAATGGGTGTTTATGGAAAATTTCTGGAAGTTATCGTTCCTGAGAAATTTGCAAATAACGAAAATTATGCGACAGATATGTCCACGTTTGATCCAGAAGGTCCGACAAATCCGGATGCTACCGTAGAGTCTCGCACTTTTACAACGGAAGGCGATCGAACTCTTATGACTCACGTGGTCAAATTCGCTTCCGCAGAAGTACGCGAGATGGAGATCGGTGCAGTCGAGGCTTGGAAGGAGATCTGTTACGTGCTCGATAAATTATTGGAAGAGCTCGTTTGA
- a CDS encoding ArsR/SmtB family transcription factor produces the protein MQNLDSTFAALADSTRRAILVRLAKGDLTVMELAKPFNMSQPAISRHLKVLEDAGLISTTVRAQARPRRLETAPLKKATEWIEKYRQMWEKRYQSLDGLLEELQTMQTIGDE, from the coding sequence ATGCAAAATCTCGATTCTACCTTTGCTGCACTCGCTGATTCGACACGCCGCGCGATACTCGTGCGCCTTGCGAAAGGCGATTTGACGGTAATGGAGCTTGCCAAGCCCTTTAATATGAGCCAGCCGGCTATTTCGCGGCATCTCAAAGTTTTGGAGGATGCAGGCCTTATCTCAACCACGGTCCGAGCTCAGGCACGTCCGCGCCGACTTGAAACTGCACCGCTTAAAAAAGCCACAGAATGGATTGAGAAGTACCGCCAGATGTGGGAGAAGCGCTATCAATCGCTTGATGGGCTACTCGAAGAATTGCAGACCATGCAAACAATAGGAGATGAATAG
- a CDS encoding alpha/beta hydrolase — protein MNWEQNYHLEDGTFVGAGDVSIYYRAYRAKDTNNPRTLVVHHGIGEHGKRYDNLLEALSGKGYNVYLIDARGHGKSGGSRGVVTHFNQFLADLDRLISIAKQKEGVKQVTLMGHSMGALISLFYAGEPSHQASLDRLVLSGLPIAVKTDLVMNIKKGAGSLLAGAFPTLTVPTGLDVNALSRDKSVVEAYKKDPLVHGSVGAYLGDFLLNSKEKALEKAARINFPVYLFHGKEDSIALSVGTEEAFKVIPSSDKSMKIYDGLYHETMNELPQDKAKVLGDLVNWLQTH, from the coding sequence ATGAATTGGGAACAAAACTACCATCTGGAAGACGGAACCTTTGTAGGAGCCGGTGACGTATCCATCTATTATAGAGCCTATCGCGCAAAAGACACAAACAATCCTAGAACATTAGTGGTTCATCATGGGATCGGAGAACACGGAAAAAGATACGACAATCTACTCGAAGCACTTTCCGGAAAAGGATATAATGTTTATCTAATAGATGCCCGCGGTCATGGAAAATCTGGAGGAAGCAGAGGAGTAGTCACTCATTTTAACCAATTTTTAGCCGACCTAGATAGACTGATCAGCATTGCAAAACAGAAAGAAGGAGTGAAACAAGTCACTTTGATGGGACACTCCATGGGAGCATTGATCTCTTTGTTTTACGCCGGAGAACCTTCTCACCAAGCAAGTTTAGACAGACTTGTTCTTAGTGGATTACCTATCGCAGTAAAAACAGACTTAGTCATGAATATCAAAAAAGGTGCAGGAAGTTTACTCGCAGGAGCATTCCCCACCCTTACTGTTCCAACTGGATTAGATGTAAATGCTCTATCCAGGGATAAATCAGTCGTGGAAGCTTATAAAAAAGATCCTTTAGTTCACGGTTCAGTCGGAGCTTATCTAGGAGATTTCCTTTTGAATTCCAAAGAAAAAGCATTAGAGAAAGCAGCAAGGATCAATTTCCCAGTTTATCTATTCCATGGAAAAGAAGATTCAATCGCACTTTCTGTCGGAACGGAAGAAGCATTTAAAGTGATCCCTTCTTCCGACAAGTCCATGAAAATTTATGATGGATTGTATCATGAGACTATGAATGAACTTCCTCAGGACAAAGCAAAAGTTTTAGGGGATCTAGTTAACTGGTTACAAACCCATTGA
- a CDS encoding glutathione S-transferase family protein, with translation MSDLKLVIGNKNISSWSFRPWILLTQFGIPFEEISLKLFTPEYAAIIDKYSPSKKVPVLNDGDLRVWDSLSIAEYLAEKYAEKGLWPKDQIARAKARSVTAEMHSGFTGLRSNLSMNFHGRKSDFSIPEDAKKDIDRIQSLWEECLSSYGGPFLFGQNFSIADAFYAPVVSRFITYGVKLGSKASEYVQTISNLPSYKSWGEGAKLEVN, from the coding sequence ATGAGCGATCTGAAACTTGTAATAGGAAATAAAAACATCTCCTCCTGGTCTTTCCGGCCATGGATCCTTCTCACTCAATTTGGAATTCCTTTCGAAGAGATTTCCTTAAAATTATTCACACCTGAATATGCAGCCATAATCGATAAGTATTCACCTTCTAAAAAAGTCCCTGTTCTAAATGACGGAGACCTCAGAGTTTGGGACAGCCTTAGTATCGCAGAATATCTGGCAGAAAAATATGCGGAGAAAGGACTTTGGCCCAAGGATCAAATCGCGAGAGCCAAGGCAAGATCTGTAACCGCAGAAATGCATTCAGGATTCACAGGCCTAAGATCCAATCTAAGCATGAATTTTCATGGCAGAAAGTCCGATTTCTCCATTCCGGAAGATGCAAAGAAGGACATTGATAGGATCCAATCCCTTTGGGAAGAATGTTTGAGCTCCTACGGTGGACCGTTTTTATTCGGCCAAAACTTCTCCATAGCCGATGCATTCTACGCTCCGGTAGTTTCCAGATTTATAACCTACGGAGTAAAACTTGGGTCGAAAGCAAGCGAGTATGTACAAACAATCTCTAATTTACCTTCTTACAAATCTTGGGGAGAAGGAGCTAAATTAGAAGTTAACTAA
- the msrA gene encoding peptide-methionine (S)-S-oxide reductase MsrA, translated as MRANLFKLIRLESILIIFIIFGFSNILYSKENPKTETAIFAGGCFWCMEGPFEKLPGVISVISGYTGGKEKNPTYEDVGYGRTGHRESVLITYDPKKIDYTKLLNTYWRQIDPTDSGGQFADRGNQYRAAIYYKNEEQRKLAQEFKDKIGASKKFNSPIAVEILPASEFYPAEEYHQDYYKKNPAHYKQYRKGSGREDYVKEVWGTKSD; from the coding sequence ATGAGAGCGAATTTGTTCAAACTTATAAGATTAGAATCCATACTTATAATATTCATAATATTTGGTTTTTCGAATATACTTTACTCCAAAGAAAACCCAAAAACAGAAACGGCCATTTTTGCAGGTGGATGTTTCTGGTGTATGGAAGGGCCTTTCGAAAAACTACCAGGTGTAATATCCGTAATCTCAGGGTACACAGGTGGAAAAGAAAAAAATCCAACATACGAAGACGTAGGTTATGGGAGAACAGGACATAGAGAATCAGTATTGATCACTTACGATCCTAAAAAAATCGATTATACAAAACTTTTGAATACGTATTGGAGGCAAATAGATCCGACTGATTCAGGAGGACAATTTGCAGACAGAGGCAACCAATACAGAGCTGCTATCTATTATAAGAATGAAGAACAAAGGAAACTAGCCCAAGAGTTTAAGGATAAAATAGGAGCTTCTAAAAAATTCAACTCTCCTATCGCGGTAGAAATATTGCCTGCGTCAGAATTTTATCCCGCGGAAGAATATCATCAGGATTATTATAAAAAGAACCCTGCGCATTATAAACAATACAGAAAGGGTTCCGGTAGAGAAGATTACGTGAAAGAAGTTTGGGGAACTAAATCAGATTGA
- a CDS encoding dihydrofolate reductase family protein: MRKLIMWNVVTLDGYFEGEKNWDLSFHGLVWGKELEELSLTQLKSADMLVFGATTYKGMADYWTNGEEGDEGEVAKFMNGIQKIACSSTLKTANWNNTILVKDAVAEIPKLKQQGNGDMFVFGSGNLSESLLKAGLFDEIRLCIAPVFLGNGRLLFHQGIPHQKLKLLEARSLSTGGTLLRYAPD; encoded by the coding sequence GGTCACCCTAGATGGATATTTTGAGGGTGAAAAGAATTGGGACTTGAGCTTTCACGGACTTGTCTGGGGAAAAGAACTTGAAGAATTAAGCCTCACTCAATTGAAATCTGCCGATATGCTTGTATTTGGCGCTACAACATACAAAGGGATGGCAGATTATTGGACAAATGGGGAAGAAGGAGACGAAGGAGAAGTCGCCAAATTTATGAATGGGATCCAAAAGATCGCCTGTTCATCCACACTCAAAACTGCTAACTGGAATAACACGATCCTTGTTAAAGATGCTGTTGCTGAAATCCCTAAATTGAAACAACAGGGCAATGGAGATATGTTTGTATTCGGTAGCGGCAATCTTTCTGAATCTTTATTAAAAGCAGGGCTGTTCGATGAGATTCGCTTATGTATTGCACCTGTATTCTTGGGTAATGGAAGACTTCTATTCCACCAAGGAATCCCTCATCAAAAGCTCAAACTCCTGGAAGCTCGTTCCCTTAGTACTGGGGGCACCCTCCTTAGATACGCCCCGGATTGA
- a CDS encoding VOC family protein, producing MAVKRMDNVAIVVEDLEATIALFTEIGLELEGQMRVEGSWADHVVGLEGMQVDMAMMKTPDGHSRLELSKFIKPQSISREPKNAPSNTLGYLRVMFAVTDIKDTISRLEKHGVTLVGKLEQYEDSYLLCYLRTPEGFIIALAEELK from the coding sequence ATGGCAGTGAAACGAATGGACAATGTTGCCATTGTTGTCGAAGATCTTGAGGCTACGATCGCTCTATTCACCGAAATCGGTTTAGAGCTCGAAGGACAAATGAGAGTCGAAGGATCCTGGGCGGACCATGTGGTAGGGCTTGAAGGAATGCAAGTCGATATGGCAATGATGAAAACGCCGGACGGTCATAGTAGATTAGAATTGTCTAAATTTATCAAACCGCAATCCATCAGCCGAGAACCTAAGAATGCTCCCTCAAACACTTTAGGATATCTTCGAGTTATGTTTGCAGTCACGGATATCAAAGACACTATCTCCCGACTCGAAAAACATGGAGTTACACTCGTAGGCAAATTGGAACAGTACGAAGATAGTTATCTTCTATGTTATTTGCGAACTCCAGAAGGATTCATCATTGCACTCGCAGAAGAGCTTAAATAA
- a CDS encoding SRPBCC family protein, with translation MSKEKTSFVYVTYIRSTPEKVFEAIMKPEITRLYWGHENISDWKPGASWEHVRVTDRTVNIVGKVVEVVPPTRLVISWASPAQAAVPESYSRVTFNVEAYDDMVKLTVTHDELEAGSGMAKGIQQGWPIVLSSLKSLLETGKGIDVFAKPKSASSGSL, from the coding sequence ATGAGTAAAGAGAAGACTAGTTTTGTTTATGTGACTTACATACGCTCGACACCGGAGAAAGTGTTCGAAGCAATTATGAAGCCGGAGATTACTCGCCTATATTGGGGTCATGAAAATATTTCTGACTGGAAACCAGGGGCAAGTTGGGAACATGTGCGTGTTACTGATCGAACAGTGAATATCGTGGGTAAAGTAGTAGAAGTTGTTCCACCAACAAGGTTGGTCATCTCTTGGGCGAGTCCTGCTCAAGCAGCTGTTCCTGAAAGTTATAGTCGAGTGACCTTTAATGTAGAAGCTTATGATGATATGGTGAAGCTAACGGTTACTCATGATGAACTCGAAGCAGGTAGTGGAATGGCGAAAGGAATCCAACAAGGTTGGCCGATCGTTCTTTCTAGTCTGAAGTCTTTGCTCGAAACAGGAAAGGGAATTGATGTTTTCGCTAAGCCTAAGTCTGCTTCGAGTGGAAGTCTCTGA
- a CDS encoding ArsR/SmtB family transcription factor, whose product MDADNVFKALGDPTRRKLLDLLYEKNGQTLGQLCEHLDMTRQSATQHIGILEAANLISTVWRGREKLHFINPVPLHEVYERWVRKFEHQRLSLLHDLKKELEGENNE is encoded by the coding sequence ATGGACGCTGATAATGTTTTCAAGGCGCTGGGAGATCCGACACGCAGAAAGCTGTTGGATCTTCTTTATGAGAAGAATGGCCAAACTTTAGGTCAACTTTGCGAGCACCTGGATATGACTCGGCAATCTGCCACTCAACATATCGGGATTCTTGAGGCTGCCAATCTGATAAGCACTGTTTGGCGAGGAAGGGAGAAATTACATTTTATCAACCCCGTACCTTTGCATGAAGTCTATGAGCGTTGGGTGAGAAAATTCGAACACCAAAGGCTTAGCCTATTGCATGACCTGAAGAAGGAGCTTGAAGGAGAGAATAATGAGTAA
- a CDS encoding GFA family protein: MNQPYTGGCACGKIRYTTNHAPIFQNHCQCRDCQLRSGTGHGSYLTFPARAEMTITGEATHWEVAGDSGNMKIHSFCPTCGTPVYLRFAAMPELIAVHAGSLDEPGRFAPHVLTYKIRGLAWDAIDPALKTFEKMPTG, from the coding sequence ATGAATCAGCCTTATACCGGCGGATGTGCTTGCGGCAAAATCCGATATACGACCAATCATGCTCCCATCTTTCAAAACCATTGTCAGTGCCGAGATTGCCAACTTAGAAGTGGCACTGGACATGGATCTTACCTAACATTTCCTGCGCGAGCTGAGATGACAATCACAGGTGAGGCAACTCATTGGGAAGTTGCGGGTGATAGTGGCAACATGAAGATCCATTCCTTCTGCCCAACATGCGGAACACCGGTTTATCTACGTTTTGCGGCGATGCCTGAGTTGATTGCAGTTCATGCAGGAAGTTTAGATGAACCAGGACGTTTTGCACCTCATGTGCTTACTTATAAAATTCGCGGATTAGCTTGGGATGCAATCGATCCTGCATTGAAAACATTTGAGAAGATGCCTACTGGTTAA